The genomic DNA TGTGTCGGTCGCTAAAGAGATCGAACTGAAAGACAAGCTCCAGAACATGGGCGCGCAAATGGTCAAGGAAGTCGCTTCCAAGACCAGCGACAACGCAGGCGACGGCACGACGACCGCTACGGTTCTCGCGCAATCGATCGTCCGCGAAGGCATGAAGTACGTCGCATCGGGCATGAACCCGATGGACCTGAAGCGCGGTATCGACAAGGCTGTTGCAGCTGCAATCGAAGAACTGCGCAAGATCAGCAAGCCGTGCACGACCAACAAGGAAATCGCACAGGTTGGCGCGATCTCGGCGAACAGCGATTCGTCGATCGGCGACCGTATCGCTGAAGCAATGGACAAGGTCGGCAAGGAAGGCGTCATCACCGTCGAAGACGGCAAGTCGCTGCAAGACGAGCTGGACGTTGTCGAAGGTATGCAATTCGACCGCGGCTACCTGTCGCCGTACTTCATCAACAACCCGGACAAGCAAGTCGCCGTGCTCGACAACCCGTTCGTGCTGCTGCACGACAAGAAGGTGTCGAACATCCGTGATCTGCTGCCGGTGCTCGAGCAAGTCGCGAAGGCTGGCCGTCCGCTGCTGATCATCGCGGAAGACGTCGAAGGCGAAGCGCTCGCAACGCTGGTCGTCAACAACATCCGCGGCATCCTGAAGACTGTTGCTGTCAAGGCTCCGGGCTTCGGCGATCGTCGTAAGGCGATGCTGGAAGACATCGCGATCCTGACCGGCGGCCAGGTCATCGCTGAAGAAACCGGCCTCACGCTCGAGAAGGCAACGCTGGCTGAACTGGGCCAGGCGAAGCGCATCGAAGTGGGCAAGGAAAACACCACGATCATCGACGGCGCTGGCGAAGCAGCGAACATCGAAGCTCGCGTCAAGCAAGTGCGCAAGCAGATCGAAGAAGCGACCTCGGACTACGACCGTGAAAAGCTGCAAGAGCGCGTCGCCAAGCTGGCTGGCGGCGTGGCAGTGATCAAGGTCGGTGCTGCGACCGAAGTCGAAATGAAGGAAAAGAAGGCACGTGTCGAAGACGCACTGCACGCAACGCGCGCAGCTGTGGAAGAAGGCATCGTTGCTGGTGGCGGCGTCGCGCTGATCCGTGCACGTACGGCAATCGCTGGCCTGAAGGGCGCTAACGCCGATCAGGACGCAGGTATCAAGATCGTGCTGCGCGCAATGGAAGAGCCGCTGCGCCAGATCGTCACCAACGGCGGCGAAGAAGCGAGCGTCGTGGTGGCAGCGGTTGCTGCTGGCAAGGGCAACTTCGGCTACAACGCAGCAACCGGCGAGTACGTCGACCTGGTTGACGCAGGTGTCGTGGACCCGACGAAGGTCACGCGCACGGCGCTGCAAAACGCAGCTTCGGTCGCTGGCCTGCTGCTGACGACCGACGCAGCTGTCTGCGAACTGCCGAAGGAAGACGCACCGATGCCTGGCGGCATGCCCGGCGGCATGGGCGGCATGGGCATGGACATGTAATTCCGCTCGGGCCTCGTGGTCCGGCCGGGTGGTCAAACCATCGCGGCTGGATCACCGACGAGGCCCGGTTGGAAGTCCATGTGGGGAGTGCGCCGCGAGGCGTGCTTCCCAAAAGAAAAAACCCGCATCAGCGGGTTTTTTCTTTTGGGGCCGGTGTTGACGCGGACGCCGGCGGGCGCTTCTGGACGCCCGTGCTCCGGATCAGGCGCGTACCGTGCGAGCGGTACGGTGAGCGGACGTTTCCAGACACTTTTCGCGCAGGTAGTGGAAGATCTGCGCGACGCTTTCCGCAGGGCTCTGCGTTCCCGTGTCGACGTGCAGGTCGGGATCGGTCGGCGCTTCATAGGGCGCCGACACGCCGGTGAACGAGCTGATCTCGCCAGACCTTGCTTTCGCGTAAAGACCTTTTGGATCGCGGCTCACACAGGTGGCGAGCGGGGCAGATACATAGGTCTCGACGAACTTGTCGGGTCCAATGATCTCGCGCGCCATCGCGCGGTCTTCGCGTATCGGCGAAATCAACGCGGTAATCACGATCAGGCCCGCGTCGTTCATCAACTGGGCGACGTGCGCGACGCGGCGGATGTTTTCGCGGCGGTCGGGGCGCTCGAAGCCGAGGTCGCTCGCCAGACCGTGGCGGATATTGTCGCCGTCGAGCACATAGCAGGCGCGACCGAGCGCGATCAGCTGCTCCTCGAGCGCGAACGCGAGCGTCGATTTGCCGGCGCCGGACAGGCCGGTTAGCCAGATCGTGGCCGGCTTCTGGCCGAACATGCGGATGCGATCCTGCACCGCGATCTTGCCGTGGAAGCGTTGCACGAAATGGGGCGGCTCTTTCATGTATGGGTTCTCCTGAATCTTCCGGCTCATTCGCAGTGCCAGCCTTGGCGCCACGTGCCGGCGTTGTGTAGGCTTTCGGTGGAATTCGCGGCCGTAGCGCGAAAGCCGTCCGGGATGCCGTCTGGCAGTGAGATCGAAAATCCGCTCTGTAAGCTCGGGTAGCCGGCGCCCGCTACATCGGCCCGTGGACGCTGCCGGCTTTGCGCGAACTCCAGATAGGTGTTGATCGGCGCGAGATCGAAGCGGCGGATCACCTCTTGCACGCGCGCGAGGAATGAGCCGTCGATGCCGAAAACCGTTGCGCTATAGACGTGCGGATTTTCAAGCTGATCTATTTCGGACTGAATCACGCGGACCAATTCGAGCGCATTCGAAAAGACGTCGCCCGTTTCTTTCGCATAGGATTCGATCATTCGATTCGCATCGCGGAACAGCTCGTAATCAAGGCTATTGTCGTCAATAAACCTTTGTCTTGTTGCTTCGCTTATGTGAGCTTTGCCTTTCGGCACTTGCAGCGCCATAGCCTCCGGTGTAGACACGCTGACGCCGCGTGTGATCTGGCCGTTCTTGCCGTTCGCCGCATACAGGTAGTGCGAGATCTGGCGTGAGAGCGGATCTCGCAGGATCGTGCAGTAGTTCACCGGATGTTTGATGATCCGATGAATGCCATACGGTAGATGGCCGCCGCCGACCTGCGTCTCGAGCAGCTTTGCGCGACAGTGTCCCCACCCATCCTGATCCCACACAAAGCTAATGAACTGGTCATTACCTTTATTCAAGTCGAAACACGAAATAACGGTCGAACCGCCGCATTTCGGTGGATGGATGAAAAATGTCGGGAAAGACATGTGGGGACATATGACTGGTCGTGATGCGTAAAGTCTAGACGTCCGCCGTCAATGACGTTGTAACGTTTAATTACGCAATTAGCCGTGCGGTTACGTGGGCCGGGCAAGCTTCATGCTGCTATGCGAAAGAGATTTGCGAAAGTACGAAATATGGACTGAGCGCCGCAGCATCGAGAGGCGAGCTGATCTGCGTTATCAATTTCCAGATAAATTGAATGAAAATTCGCAATATTGCGAAAAAGACATTGAATGAGAAACCCGCTCTAAGGCGGGTTCCTGGTCAACACCGACGAAGGGCGAGGTCAGTGCCGCGCTTCACCCGGCGCCGCGCCCTGGCCTGGCGCCGGCGGGGTTTCGTCGTCGTCGCTGCTGCGCGCCCAGAAGAAGCGGTCGGGCATGTATGAACCCATGCCGGGCCGGAACGCATTGCGCATCGCCTGAAACAGATATTCCTGGCTTTCGCGCACCGCTTCGGCGGGTTCCTGGCCGTTGGCGAGCAGCGCGGCGATCGCCGCACCGAGCGTATCGGTCAAGCCCATCAGCCGATGGGGCGCGCGGTCCCACATGTCCTGACGTAACTGGCCGTCCTCGCTGAACAGGGTGTTGACGAGCCGATGCGTACCGGTTTCGGTCGACAGAATGTACTCGCAGCCCTGCGACAGCAGATGCGAGATCGCCGCGTCGAGGCTCGGCGCCTCCGCGTCGCCGTCGGGCTGCGCGAGCGCGAGCAGCGTGGACGAGTCGGCGACCAGCAGCGTGGTTTGTGGCGCGAGCAGATCGGCGATCGCTTCGCGCAGTTCGTCGGCGGCGAGCACGTGTTCGTCGTCGAGCGTGAAGTCGGGAGCGAGGATCAGCGGGATGTCGTCGTAGTCGGCGACCACTTCGGCGATCGCGCTCACCACTTCGGCACGCGTGCACGCGCCGACCTTGAACGCGGCGACCGGCATGTCCTCCAGCAGCATGCGCGCCTGCGTTGCGACGGTGTCCGGGTCGAGCCCGGTGACTTCGTCGCAGCTCGCCGAGTCGCGCACGGTATAACCCGTGAGCACGGAAACGCCGTGGCAGCCCATGCTGGCAAGTGTCATCAGGTCCGCCTGCAGGCCGGAGCCGCCGGTGGGATCGGAGAGGCCGAAGGTGAGGACGATCGGAGGCGTGTCGCTGGGCATGAAATTGATAAAGAAAGCAGGATTTCGGCGCACGGTGCGCAATTGGCTCAATTATGCGGCCTAAACCGCGGCGAGGGCGGTTTTTCGCGCGACAGGGGTGGCCCGCGGGGGACTGGGCCGGCGCG from Paraburkholderia sp. HP33-1 includes the following:
- the groL gene encoding chaperonin GroEL (60 kDa chaperone family; promotes refolding of misfolded polypeptides especially under stressful conditions; forms two stacked rings of heptamers to form a barrel-shaped 14mer; ends can be capped by GroES; misfolded proteins enter the barrel where they are refolded when GroES binds), with amino-acid sequence MAAKDVVFGDSARAKMVEGVNILANAVKVTLGPKGRNVVLERSFGGPTVTKDGVSVAKEIELKDKLQNMGAQMVKEVASKTSDNAGDGTTTATVLAQSIVREGMKYVASGMNPMDLKRGIDKAVAAAIEELRKISKPCTTNKEIAQVGAISANSDSSIGDRIAEAMDKVGKEGVITVEDGKSLQDELDVVEGMQFDRGYLSPYFINNPDKQVAVLDNPFVLLHDKKVSNIRDLLPVLEQVAKAGRPLLIIAEDVEGEALATLVVNNIRGILKTVAVKAPGFGDRRKAMLEDIAILTGGQVIAEETGLTLEKATLAELGQAKRIEVGKENTTIIDGAGEAANIEARVKQVRKQIEEATSDYDREKLQERVAKLAGGVAVIKVGAATEVEMKEKKARVEDALHATRAAVEEGIVAGGGVALIRARTAIAGLKGANADQDAGIKIVLRAMEEPLRQIVTNGGEEASVVVAAVAAGKGNFGYNAATGEYVDLVDAGVVDPTKVTRTALQNAASVAGLLLTTDAAVCELPKEDAPMPGGMPGGMGGMGMDM
- the cysC gene encoding adenylyl-sulfate kinase codes for the protein MKEPPHFVQRFHGKIAVQDRIRMFGQKPATIWLTGLSGAGKSTLAFALEEQLIALGRACYVLDGDNIRHGLASDLGFERPDRRENIRRVAHVAQLMNDAGLIVITALISPIREDRAMAREIIGPDKFVETYVSAPLATCVSRDPKGLYAKARSGEISSFTGVSAPYEAPTDPDLHVDTGTQSPAESVAQIFHYLREKCLETSAHRTARTVRA
- a CDS encoding hydroxymethylpyrimidine/phosphomethylpyrimidine kinase, which produces MPSDTPPIVLTFGLSDPTGGSGLQADLMTLASMGCHGVSVLTGYTVRDSASCDEVTGLDPDTVATQARMLLEDMPVAAFKVGACTRAEVVSAIAEVVADYDDIPLILAPDFTLDDEHVLAADELREAIADLLAPQTTLLVADSSTLLALAQPDGDAEAPSLDAAISHLLSQGCEYILSTETGTHRLVNTLFSEDGQLRQDMWDRAPHRLMGLTDTLGAAIAALLANGQEPAEAVRESQEYLFQAMRNAFRPGMGSYMPDRFFWARSSDDDETPPAPGQGAAPGEARH